In one window of Agromyces badenianii DNA:
- a CDS encoding metallophosphoesterase: MTSRTAEYPRPDHFLLHISDTHVLAGGAMLYDRVASERHLQTLFDEFEASGARPDAIVFTGDLADKGEPDAYDRIRRIVDPVAERLGAQVIWVMGNHDDRSAFRRGLLGESGAGGMGGARPVDRVDDVDGLRVITLDSTVPGHHHGEIAPAQLDWLAEELAIPAPHGTILAMHHPPVPSVLDLAVSVELRDQAGLAEVVEGSDIRSIIAGHLHYSSTAMFAGVPVSVASASCYTQDLNVPVGGTRGRDGARAFNLVHVYPSTVLHSVVPLGAFPTLDWIDADESARRLGTSGISIADAAATSVPNEPPFTMPIPVLVG, from the coding sequence GTGACGAGCCGTACGGCCGAGTACCCTCGGCCGGACCACTTCCTCCTTCACATCAGCGACACGCACGTGCTCGCGGGCGGTGCCATGCTCTACGACCGGGTCGCGAGCGAGCGGCATCTGCAGACGCTCTTCGACGAGTTCGAGGCATCCGGTGCCCGGCCCGACGCCATCGTCTTCACCGGCGATCTCGCCGACAAGGGCGAGCCCGACGCGTACGATCGCATCCGCCGCATCGTCGACCCCGTCGCCGAGCGGCTCGGCGCGCAGGTCATCTGGGTCATGGGCAACCACGACGACCGGTCGGCGTTCCGCCGCGGCCTGCTCGGCGAGTCCGGCGCCGGCGGCATGGGCGGGGCACGGCCGGTCGACCGGGTCGACGACGTCGACGGACTGCGGGTGATCACCCTCGACTCGACCGTGCCCGGCCACCACCACGGCGAGATCGCACCGGCGCAGCTCGACTGGCTCGCCGAGGAGCTCGCCATCCCGGCGCCGCACGGCACGATCCTCGCGATGCATCACCCGCCGGTGCCGAGCGTGCTCGACCTCGCGGTCTCGGTGGAATTGCGCGATCAAGCCGGACTCGCCGAGGTGGTCGAGGGCAGCGACATCCGCTCGATCATCGCCGGTCACCTGCACTACTCCTCGACGGCGATGTTCGCGGGCGTTCCCGTCTCGGTGGCCTCGGCGAGCTGCTACACGCAAGATCTCAACGTGCCGGTCGGCGGCACTCGCGGGCGAGACGGCGCCCGGGCCTTCAACCTCGTGCACGTCTACCCGTCGACGGTGCTGCACTCGGTCGTGCCGCTCGGCGCGTTCCCGACGCTCGACTGGATCGACGCCGACGAGAGCGCACGGCGCCTCGGCACCTCGGGCATCAGCATCGCGGATGCCGCAGCGACGTCGGTGCCGAACGAACCTCCGTTCACCATGCCGATCCCGGTGCTCGTCGGCTGA